From bacterium, the proteins below share one genomic window:
- a CDS encoding DNA-directed RNA polymerase subunit alpha, with translation MKWINMLMPEGVQIVKETQTASYAELVIAPLERGFAHTLGTALRRTLLSSIHGHSITAVQIDGVKHELSTLPFVLEDMTDIVLNLKQVVFNLCDAPAHWATVSSSKLGPVTAGMISGHPELSVFNPDHVICTITEPGSFKGKIYVDTGRGYVEREQHQVPDEVIGVIRLDANFSPVTKVSYRVEDTRVGQRTDYEKLVLGITTDGSVRPEDAIAFASKILKDHFQLFINFDEGPIDARGDDIDEEQERLVELLSRNVEELELSVRSANCLKAGKILTLFDLVTKSEQEMLKFRNFGRKSLNEITEILEGMDLAFGMTFEPEICEKVRPGNRDA, from the coding sequence ATGAAGTGGATCAACATGCTGATGCCCGAGGGCGTCCAGATCGTGAAAGAGACCCAGACGGCGTCCTACGCCGAGCTCGTGATCGCCCCCCTGGAGCGGGGTTTCGCCCATACGCTCGGCACGGCGCTGCGGCGCACCCTGCTGTCCTCGATCCACGGCCACAGCATCACGGCCGTGCAGATCGACGGCGTCAAGCACGAGCTCAGCACGCTGCCGTTCGTGCTCGAGGACATGACCGACATCGTGCTGAACCTCAAGCAGGTCGTGTTCAACCTGTGCGACGCGCCGGCGCACTGGGCCACCGTCTCGTCCTCGAAGCTCGGGCCGGTGACCGCCGGCATGATCAGCGGCCACCCCGAGCTGTCGGTCTTCAACCCCGACCACGTGATCTGCACGATCACCGAGCCGGGCAGCTTCAAGGGCAAGATCTACGTCGATACCGGCCGCGGCTACGTCGAGCGCGAGCAGCACCAGGTGCCGGACGAGGTCATCGGCGTGATCCGGCTGGACGCCAACTTCTCGCCCGTGACCAAGGTCAGCTACCGGGTCGAGGACACGCGCGTCGGCCAGCGCACCGACTACGAGAAGCTGGTCCTGGGCATCACCACCGACGGCAGCGTGCGTCCCGAGGACGCCATCGCCTTCGCGTCGAAGATCCTGAAGGACCACTTCCAGCTCTTCATCAACTTCGACGAGGGCCCCATCGACGCCCGCGGCGACGACATCGACGAGGAGCAGGAGCGCCTGGTCGAGCTGCTGTCGCGCAACGTCGAGGAGCTGGAACTGTCCGTCCGTTCGGCGAACTGCCTGAAGGCCGGCAAGATCCTGACCCTCTTCGACCTGGTGACCAAGAGCGAGCAGGAGATGCTCAAGTTCCGCAACTTCGGGCGCAAGAGCCTGAACGAGATCACCGAGATCCTGGAAGGCATGGACCTCGCCTTCGGCATGACGTTCGAGCCGGAGATCTGCGAAAAGGTCCGGCCCGGCAACCGGGACGCGTAA
- the rpsK gene encoding 30S ribosomal protein S11 encodes MAGPKDKRKGRKVKKKLEIHGVAHVKSSFNNTIITMSDMGGNVITWSSGGHQGRYKGSRKSTAFAAQLAAKFCAQEVLNNGMRKVEIWVRGPGSGREAAIRTLKAEGLDVTRVKDVTRIPHNGCRPSKRRRM; translated from the coding sequence GTGGCTGGTCCCAAGGACAAGCGTAAGGGCCGCAAGGTCAAGAAGAAGCTGGAGATCCATGGCGTGGCCCATGTGAAGTCGAGCTTCAACAACACGATCATCACGATGAGCGACATGGGTGGCAACGTGATCACCTGGTCGTCCGGCGGGCACCAGGGCCGCTACAAGGGCAGCCGCAAGTCGACGGCGTTCGCCGCCCAGCTGGCCGCCAAGTTCTGCGCCCAGGAAGTGCTCAACAACGGCATGCGCAAGGTCGAGATCTGGGTCCGCGGACCCGGTTCCGGACGCGAGGCCGCCATCCGCACCCTGAAGGCCGAAGGGCTCGACGTGACGCGCGTCAAGGACGTGACGCGCATCCCGCACAACGGTTGCCGCCCGTCCAAGCGCCGCCGGATGTAA
- the rpsM gene encoding 30S ribosomal protein S13: MARISGVDIPNEKRISTSLTYIYGIGPHRARKICEKASISPETKTRDLSEDDTRRIIGIIDKDYQVEGTLRTEISMNIQRLMDIGSYRGLRHRRKLPCRGQNTKNNARTRKGPKTRPGAKKK, encoded by the coding sequence GTGGCACGAATCTCCGGTGTTGACATCCCCAATGAGAAGAGGATCAGCACCTCCCTGACGTACATCTACGGGATCGGGCCGCACCGCGCGCGCAAGATCTGCGAGAAGGCGAGCATCAGCCCCGAGACCAAGACCCGCGATCTTTCCGAGGACGACACCCGTCGCATCATCGGCATCATCGACAAGGACTACCAGGTCGAAGGTACGCTGCGGACCGAGATCAGCATGAACATCCAGCGGTTGATGGACATCGGCAGCTATCGCGGGTTGCGCCACCGGCGCAAGCTGCCCTGCCGCGGCCAGAATACCAAGAACAACGCCCGGACCCGCAAGGGCCCGAAGACCCGTCCCGGCGCGAAGAAGAAGTAG
- the rpmJ gene encoding 50S ribosomal protein L36 encodes MKVRTSVKKICDKCKIIRREGVVRVICENRRHNQRQG; translated from the coding sequence GGTCCGCACGTCCGTGAAGAAGATCTGCGACAAGTGCAAGATCATCCGCCGCGAAGGCGTGGTGAGGGTGATCTGCGAGAACCGACGCCACAACCAGCGACAGGGCTGA